One Trichoplusia ni isolate ovarian cell line Hi5 chromosome 6, tn1, whole genome shotgun sequence DNA segment encodes these proteins:
- the LOC113495402 gene encoding translocator protein isoform X2, which translates to MDIDSVKAIAMLHWPALGSIILPNVGGWTNGIIFARKIRQEGQQSWYDELKKPTWNPPKWVFGPAWTILYSGMGYASYLVYQDCGGFTDEAVLPLSLYGGQLLLNWAWTPIFFGLHDLKLAFIEIAVLSGAAVATTVSFASINKTAGALLLPYLAWLGFASSLSYTIWKMNPKGPQVKEIKDEKSQ; encoded by the exons ATGGATATTGACAg TGTAAAAGCCATCGCCATGCTCCACTGGCCAGCACTCGGCTCCATCATCCTGCCTAATGTGGGAGGCTGGACTAACGGCATCATCTTCGCCCGTAAGATCCGTCAGGAAGGCCAACAGTCCTGGTACGATGAGCTGAAGAAGCCCACCTGGAACCCTCCCAAGTGGGTGTTCGGACCTGCATGGACCATCCTGTACAGTGGTATGGGTTACGCCTCGTATCTCGTCTACCAAGACTGCGGTGGATTCACAG ATGAGGCTGTACTCCCTCTGTCCCTGTACGGAGGTCAGCTGCTCCTTAACTGGGCCTGGACCCCCATCTTCTTCGGTCTGCATGACCTGAAGCTG GCCTTCATCGAGATCGCAGTCCTGTCGGGTGCGGCGGTGGCCACGACCGTGTCCTTCGCGTCCATCAACAAGACCGCGGGCGCGTTGCTCCTGCCCTACCTCGCGTGGCTCGGCTTCGCCAGCTCACTCTCCTACACCATCTGGAAGATGAACCCCAAGGGCCCTCAGGTCAAGGAGATTAAGGATGAGAAGTCGCAGTGA
- the LOC113495402 gene encoding translocator protein isoform X3 gives MLHWPALGSIILPNVGGWTNGIIFARKIRQEGQQSWYDELKKPTWNPPKWVFGPAWTILYSGMGYASYLVYQDCGGFTDEAVLPLSLYGGQLLLNWAWTPIFFGLHDLKLAFIEIAVLSGAAVATTVSFASINKTAGALLLPYLAWLGFASSLSYTIWKMNPKGPQVKEIKDEKSQ, from the exons ATGCTCCACTGGCCAGCACTCGGCTCCATCATCCTGCCTAATGTGGGAGGCTGGACTAACGGCATCATCTTCGCCCGTAAGATCCGTCAGGAAGGCCAACAGTCCTGGTACGATGAGCTGAAGAAGCCCACCTGGAACCCTCCCAAGTGGGTGTTCGGACCTGCATGGACCATCCTGTACAGTGGTATGGGTTACGCCTCGTATCTCGTCTACCAAGACTGCGGTGGATTCACAG ATGAGGCTGTACTCCCTCTGTCCCTGTACGGAGGTCAGCTGCTCCTTAACTGGGCCTGGACCCCCATCTTCTTCGGTCTGCATGACCTGAAGCTG GCCTTCATCGAGATCGCAGTCCTGTCGGGTGCGGCGGTGGCCACGACCGTGTCCTTCGCGTCCATCAACAAGACCGCGGGCGCGTTGCTCCTGCCCTACCTCGCGTGGCTCGGCTTCGCCAGCTCACTCTCCTACACCATCTGGAAGATGAACCCCAAGGGCCCTCAGGTCAAGGAGATTAAGGATGAGAAGTCGCAGTGA
- the LOC113495402 gene encoding translocator protein isoform X1, protein MKGFLRSVKAIAMLHWPALGSIILPNVGGWTNGIIFARKIRQEGQQSWYDELKKPTWNPPKWVFGPAWTILYSGMGYASYLVYQDCGGFTDEAVLPLSLYGGQLLLNWAWTPIFFGLHDLKLAFIEIAVLSGAAVATTVSFASINKTAGALLLPYLAWLGFASSLSYTIWKMNPKGPQVKEIKDEKSQ, encoded by the exons ATGAAAGGCTTTTTGAGAAG TGTAAAAGCCATCGCCATGCTCCACTGGCCAGCACTCGGCTCCATCATCCTGCCTAATGTGGGAGGCTGGACTAACGGCATCATCTTCGCCCGTAAGATCCGTCAGGAAGGCCAACAGTCCTGGTACGATGAGCTGAAGAAGCCCACCTGGAACCCTCCCAAGTGGGTGTTCGGACCTGCATGGACCATCCTGTACAGTGGTATGGGTTACGCCTCGTATCTCGTCTACCAAGACTGCGGTGGATTCACAG ATGAGGCTGTACTCCCTCTGTCCCTGTACGGAGGTCAGCTGCTCCTTAACTGGGCCTGGACCCCCATCTTCTTCGGTCTGCATGACCTGAAGCTG GCCTTCATCGAGATCGCAGTCCTGTCGGGTGCGGCGGTGGCCACGACCGTGTCCTTCGCGTCCATCAACAAGACCGCGGGCGCGTTGCTCCTGCCCTACCTCGCGTGGCTCGGCTTCGCCAGCTCACTCTCCTACACCATCTGGAAGATGAACCCCAAGGGCCCTCAGGTCAAGGAGATTAAGGATGAGAAGTCGCAGTGA